One Aquarana catesbeiana isolate 2022-GZ linkage group LG11, ASM4218655v1, whole genome shotgun sequence genomic window carries:
- the TMEM231 gene encoding transmembrane protein 231 has translation MAIYEVYSHPYLVRYRTNICSKATLFLIAVLLLTYIPPLLVSYRSQGFWIKRSTYEEQPNVRFQYEVLLIALNSTSGGYVAWSTFQHFNSLIGGRLRIPLVSAWEEDGNQDGKMDRLNFRLELPLLPTENVYGVQLVLTFSYQLYRMSTFVMQSMAFIQHASPLPGAQLYINGDLRLQQRQLLRHQGLDTTYNISVINGSSPYASSYDLTNIISSYQERNVTTVLDNPSPIWLVGRGASDPFVVNAVIRYPVEIISYQPGFWEMIKFGWVQYVSVLLIFLWVFERVKIFVFQNQVLTTVPSPPSSLLKQHQS, from the exons ATGGCCATCTATGAAGTCTACTCCCACCCCTACCTGGTCAGATACAGAACCAACATCTGCTCCAAGGCCACCCTCTTCCTGATCGCAGTGCTGCTACTTACCTACATCCCTCCATTACTAGTGTCCTATCGCAGCCAAG GATTTTGGATTAAGCGAAGCACATACGAGGAGCAGCCCAACGTTCGGTTCCAGTACGAGGTTTTGCTGATCGCCTTAAACAGCACCAGTGGAGGTTATGTGGCTTGGAGCACATTTCAGCACTTCAACAGCTTGATAGGCGGGAGGCTGAGAATTCCTCTGGTCTCG GCTTGGGAAGAGGATGGCAACCAAGATGGTAAAATGGACAGGCTGAACTTTAGGTTGGAGCTTCCATTGCTGCCCACAGAGAACGTGTACGGGGTGCAGCTTGTTCTGACCTTCTCATACCAGCTCTAT AGGATGTCTACATTTGTAATGCAGAGCATGGCGTTTATTCAGCATGCGTCTCCACTTCCTGGAGCCCAGCTTTACATCAATGGAGACCTGAGACTACAACAGAGACAGCTGCTGAGACACCAAGGCCTGGACACCACCTACAAT ATTTCCGTAATTAATGGATCCAGCCCATATGCAAGCTCTTATGACCTCACAAACATCATATCGTCCTATCAGGAGAGGAACG TGACCACCGTCCTGGACAACCCGAGTCCAATATGGCTTGTTGGACGAGGTGCATCAGATCCATTTGTGGTCAATGCGGTGATCAGGTACCCCGTGGAGATCATTT CATATCAGCCTGGATTTTGGGAGATGATCAAATTCGGCTGGGTTCAGTATGTCAGTGTCCTGCTCATCTTCCTCTGGGTCTTCGAGAGGGTGAAGATCTTCGTCTTTCAGAACCAGGTCCTCACTACAGTCCCGTCTCCACCTTCGTCCTTATTGAAGCAGCACCAGAGCTAA